One part of the Acinetobacter sp. XS-4 genome encodes these proteins:
- a CDS encoding YigZ family protein, with amino-acid sequence MAFTIASPVTFEEEIKKSRFQAIAAPVENEQQVKEFLELNKDISTTHQCWAWKIGHNVRFNDDGEPSGTAGRPILATIEGNDLTNIIVMVNRWYGGIKLGTGGLVRAYGGCAGQCLLLAERIELIAKKTIYFSCHFNEWAIFQYELTQQQIEYQETYTATGVDIEARLQIHQIEPLALKLRDVTRGREELKIEEELTDD; translated from the coding sequence ATGGCTTTTACGATTGCATCACCCGTTACATTTGAAGAAGAAATTAAAAAAAGCAGATTTCAGGCTATTGCTGCGCCAGTAGAAAATGAACAGCAAGTTAAAGAATTTTTAGAACTCAATAAAGATATCTCGACAACTCACCAATGTTGGGCATGGAAAATTGGTCATAACGTTCGTTTTAACGATGATGGTGAGCCGTCGGGAACAGCAGGGCGTCCAATCTTGGCGACCATTGAAGGGAATGACCTGACGAATATTATTGTGATGGTTAATCGCTGGTATGGTGGAATAAAACTTGGAACAGGCGGCCTTGTTCGAGCATATGGAGGCTGTGCTGGGCAATGTTTGCTTTTGGCTGAGCGTATTGAACTCATTGCGAAGAAGACGATTTATTTTTCTTGTCACTTTAATGAGTGGGCTATCTTTCAATATGAGCTAACTCAACAACAAATTGAATATCAGGAAACCTACACTGCAACGGGTGTGGATATCGAAGCAAGGTTACAAATACATCAAATTGAACCGCTTGCTTTGAAACTCCGAGACGTAACGCGTGGCCGTGAAGAGTTGAAAATTGAAGAGGAATTAACCGATGACTGA
- a CDS encoding HlyD family efflux transporter periplasmic adaptor subunit: MSEPKQEQELTRSMNVSYTEPPLPRASLVIWIVGIGLVIFFIWAWVFKLEEVSTGTGKVIPSSKEQVIQSLEGGILTKLNVQEGDIVQKGEILAQLDPTRFASNVGESRSLLISAQATAARLRAEVNGTPLVFPEIVMKEPKLVHEETALYRSRRADLEQTLAGLKQALQLVQQELAMTEPLVAKGAASEVEVLRLRREANDLRNKMNDAQNQYYVKAREELSKANTDSETQQQIVLGRSDSLDRAVFKAPVRGVVKEIAVTTHGGVIPQNGKLMTIVPIDEQLLIEARILPRDIAFIRPGQEALVKITAYDYSIYGGLKGKVTVISPDTIRDEVKQDQFYYRVYIRTDSDKLYNKDGKAFGITPGMVATVDIRTGEKTVLDYLLKPFNKAKEALRER, translated from the coding sequence ATGAGCGAACCAAAACAAGAACAAGAACTCACCCGTTCAATGAATGTCTCTTATACTGAACCACCATTACCACGTGCCAGTTTAGTGATCTGGATTGTGGGGATTGGTTTAGTTATTTTCTTTATTTGGGCATGGGTATTTAAACTTGAAGAAGTTTCTACCGGTACGGGTAAAGTGATTCCATCATCTAAAGAGCAGGTGATTCAGTCTTTGGAAGGTGGTATTTTAACCAAGCTCAATGTACAAGAAGGCGATATTGTTCAAAAGGGTGAAATTCTTGCGCAATTAGATCCAACCCGTTTTGCATCTAATGTCGGTGAATCAAGATCTTTATTGATTTCTGCTCAGGCGACAGCAGCGCGTTTGCGTGCGGAAGTAAACGGTACACCATTGGTTTTTCCAGAAATTGTGATGAAAGAACCAAAACTTGTACATGAAGAAACAGCGCTATATCGCTCACGCCGCGCTGATCTTGAGCAAACACTTGCAGGTTTAAAACAGGCTTTACAACTGGTACAACAAGAGCTGGCAATGACAGAGCCGTTGGTTGCTAAAGGTGCGGCAAGTGAGGTTGAAGTTTTACGGTTACGTCGTGAAGCAAATGATCTTAGAAACAAAATGAATGATGCGCAGAACCAGTATTATGTTAAGGCTCGTGAAGAGTTATCGAAAGCGAATACGGATAGTGAAACGCAACAACAAATTGTACTGGGTCGTAGTGACAGTTTAGATCGTGCGGTGTTTAAAGCACCGGTACGTGGTGTTGTAAAAGAAATTGCGGTTACTACCCATGGTGGTGTTATTCCACAAAACGGTAAATTGATGACCATTGTTCCGATTGATGAACAGCTGCTCATTGAGGCGCGTATTTTGCCGCGTGACATTGCTTTTATTCGTCCGGGACAAGAAGCACTGGTTAAGATTACTGCCTATGACTACTCAATTTATGGTGGTTTAAAGGGTAAAGTTACGGTGATTTCACCGGATACGATTCGTGATGAAGTTAAACAAGACCAATTCTATTATCGTGTTTATATTCGAACCGATTCCGACAAGCTTTATAATAAAGACGGTAAAGCATTTGGAATTACACCGGGTATGGTGGCAACAGTAGATATTCGTACGGGTGAAAAAACAGTACTCGATTATTTACTTAAACCATTTAATAAAGCCAAAGAAGCGTTAAGAGAAAGATAA